The nucleotide window TGCCCCAGTTCAGCACTTCCCGTGGTGTGGCGTCATTCAGTTCGATCACAGGCTTGTGCCCCAGTGCCCGCAATGCACGCAGTAACAGCGGCGTGGCCTGATCTTCGGCCAGCGGTGGCGAGCGATAGGATTTGCCGAGTTTGTGGCCGTCCGGCTGGGTAATCAGCGGGATGTGCAGGTAGCGCGGTTGCGGCAGGCCAAGCAGTTCTTGCAGATAGAGTTGGCGTGGCGTGGAATCCAGTAAATCGGCGCCGCGCACGATATCGGTGATGCCTTGCCAGGCGTCGTCCAGTACCACCGCCAATTGATAGGCATAGAACCCGTCGCGGCGGCGGATCACGAAATCGCCAACCTCACGCCCCAGGTGTTGACGGAACTCGCCCTGCACCCGGTCGATGAAGTGGTATTCCAGCTCCGGTACGCGCAGGCGAATCGCCGCGTTCTCGGTGCCGTGCCCCGCGTTGCGGCAGAATCCGGGATAGATGCCGTGGTACGGCTCCAGTTGCTTGCGCGAGCAGGTGCAAGCGTAGGCCAGGCCCTGATTGAACAGGCGATTGATGACTTCGTCGTAGGCAGCGTGCCGGTCACTCTGTCGGACCATGTCGCCATCCCACTCGAAACCGTAGCATTCCAGTGCCTTGAGAATCGCCGCCTGAGCACCGGGTTCTTCGCGCGGCGGATCGAGATCTTCCATGCGCACCAACCAACGGCCACCGACCGCACGGGCGTCAAGGTAGGAGGCCAGTGCTGCGACCAGCGAACCGAAATGCAGATGCCCACTGGGGGTGGGGGCGAAGCGCCCGATATAGAGAGGGGAAGTCGTGGCAGTCATGGACGAATGTTACTTTCTCTGGTCGTGCGCAAGTCCCTGTGGGAGCGAGCTTGCTCGCGAAGGGGCCATCAGCTCCAACATTGGTGTTGCCTGACACACCGCATTCGCGAGCAGGCTCGCTCCCACAGGTTTTCTGCCAAGGCGAAATTCAGAAACAAAAAACGGAGCGTTCGCACGCTCCGTTCTTCGTTCAAGTCGCCAAGATCACTTGCCGACTTGCTTTTCCTTGATTTCCGCCAGGGTCTTGCAGTCAACGCACATGTCGGCGGTAGGGCGGGCTTCCAGTCGCTTGACGCCGATTTCGACGCCGCACGATTCGCACCAGCCGTATTCTTCGTCTTCGATCAATTGCAGGGTTTTGTCGATTTTCTTGATCAGCTTGCGCTCGCGGTCGCGGGCGCGCAATTCGAGGCTGAATTCCTCTTCCTGGCTGGCACGGTCTGCCGGGTCAGGAAAGTTGGCCGCTTCGTCTTTCATGTGATCAACAGTACGGTCGACTTCCTGCATCAAGTCCTGTTTCCACTTGTTCAGGATCTTGGTGAAGTGCGCGCGCATGGGCTTGCCCATGTACTCTTCGCCCTTTACTTCTTTGTAGGGTTCGAAGCCGCTGATCGACTGGTTCTGCTGTTGCTTTGCTTGGGTGGGCATGAAATGGACCGCCTCTACTCTTGTAATCCATTGCGCAGGATTGCTCCATCACCGACACCTGCCGGCCCTGCGGCTGCAAGCGGGCGAACTTACCAGATCAAATCGGACCGCGCTACTCCCTGATGTCGAGCCCGCGGCCTGCGGTGCTTGCAAAAGTTTGCAAAGCCTTGTCTGGTGGCTCCGGAGACCTGATCAATTATTGATTTTAGTCAAACCTGGAGCATACGCTTGAACCGTTTGAAACCAGCGTTATATAGGCTCTGACCGCTTTAGGTTTTCGCCCGTTCCTGCGCTTGGGTAGAATCGATTCTTTTCCCCCGTTGTAAGGAAGGCTAATGGCTCCGTCCTACAGTGCGCGCAGTCGCGCTATCGAACCGTTCCACGTCATGGCCCTGCTGGCGCGGGCCAACGAGCTGCAAGCGGCCGGCCACGACGTGATTCACCTGGAAATCGGCGAGCCGGACTTCACCACCGCCGAGCCGATCATCCAGGCCGGCCAGGCTGCGCTGGCGGCGGGGAAGACTCGTTACACCGCTGCCCGCGGCACTCCCGAGCTGCGTGAGGCCATTTCGGGCTTTTATCAGCAGCGTTACGGGCTGAACATCGATCCGCGACGCATCCTCATCACGCCCGGCGGTTCAGGCGCCTTGTTGTTGGCCACGGCCTTGCTGGTGGACCCAGGCAAACACTGGTTGCTGGCAGATCCGGGTTACCCGTGCAACCGGCACTTCCTGCGGCTGGTGGAAGGTGCTGCGCAACTGGTGCCGGTCGGCCCGGACGTGCGTTATCAGCTGACCCCGGACCTGGTCGCGCGTCACTGGGATCATGACAGCGTCGGTGCTCTGGTGGCATCGCCGGCCAACCCGACCGGGACCATCCTGACCCGCGACGAATTGGCCGGGCTGTCTGCGGCGATCAAGGCTCGCCACGGTCATTTGGTGGTCGACGAGATCTACCATGGCCTGACTTACGGCACGGATGCGACCAGCGTGCTGGAAGTCGATGACAGCGCCTTTGTCCTCAATAGTTTCTCCAAGTATTTCGGCATGACTGGCTGGCGCCTCGGTTGGTTGGTCGCGCCTGAAGCGGCGGTCGGTGAGCTGGAGAAACTCGCCCAGAACCTCTACATCAGCGCGCCAAGCATGGCCCAGCACGCCGCACTGGCCTGCTTCGAACCCGCCACCATCCGCATTTTCGAGGAGCGCCGAGCCGAGTTTGGTCGACGTCGTGATTTCCTGCTGCCCGCCTTGCGGGAGTTGGGCTTCGGTATCGCCGTGGAGCCCGAAGGCGCGTTCTATTTGTACGCCGATATCAGCAAATTCGGCGGTGATGCCTTCGCGTTCTGCCAGCACTTTCTCGAAACCGAGCACGTTGCTATCACGCCGGGCCTGGACTTCGGCCGCCATCAGGCCGGGCATCACGTACGCTTTGCCTACACCCAAAGTCTTCCGCGCTTGCAAGAAGCGGTCGAGCGGATCGCCCGCGGTTTGAAGAGCTGGCAAGGCTGATGCGCTTTCATCCTCCCCTAGAAGAAGGTCGCTTGATTCGTCGCTACAAACGTTTTCTTGCCGATATCGAAACCGTTAGCGGCGAGTTGCTGACCATTCACTGCCCGAACACCGGTTCGATGCTTAATTGCCAGGTCGAAGGCGGGCAAGTCTGGTTTAGCCGCTCCAGCGACCCCAAACGCAAGTTGCCCGGCACCTGGGAAATCGGCGAAACCCCACAGGGGCGGCTGTTCTGCGTGAACACCGGGCGTGCCAACGGTTTGATCGAGGAGGCGTTGCGCGCCAATATCATCACCGAGTTGAACGGTTTTACCGAACTGAAGCGCGAAGTGGCCTATGGTCAGGAAAGCAGCCGCATTGATTTCCGTCTCGATTATCCGAGCGGGCCAGCCTATGTCGAAGTCAAAAGCGTCACCCTGGGCTTCGATGGCTCGGCGGTGGCGGCGTTTCCTGACGCGGTGACCCAGCGCGGAGCCAAGCATTTGCGTGAACTGGCCCATTTGGCCCGGGACGGGATTCGCGCTGTGCAGTTGTATTGTGTGAATCTGACCGGCGTTGACTCCGTGCGTCCAGCAGAGGAAATCGATTCGGCCTACGCGGCGGCGTTACGCGAAGCGGTCGCGTGCGGAGTCGAAGTGTTGGCGTATGGCGTGCGCTTGACCCACGAAGAGATGGTGGTCGATCGGCGGCTGGATGTGTTGTTGAACGGTTAGAGCGTGACCCAGATTCCTTGCTCATCTTCGCAGCAGGGGATGGTGGTCAGGGATTGTCCGGCGCACGGCCCGGCGACGCATTCGCCGTCCTCGATCAGAAACAGTGCGCCGTGGGTGGCGCACTGGATCAGGCTGTTGCTGGGGTCGAGAAACTGGTCGGGTTTCCATTCCAGTCCGACGCCACGGTGCGGGCAACGATTTTCATACACATACACTCGACCGCCTCGGCGCACGGCCAGAAGCTTCTGACCGTCGACGTCGAAACCGCGACTGCTGGCGTCAGCCAATTCGGCGCCTGTGCAAAGAAGTTTCATGTCTATCCTCAAGTCATGCAGCTCGCGACCAGGTATGTCCGAGCTTGATGTGCAAATGCAAGCAATTATCAAATGGCCGCTCACCCGCTGGGCGATTGCCGGATGCCGAGGATACTTGGCCTGTCAACTCTATGCCCGGGAAACCTTTAAAGGAGGCTGTTCATGCACCTGTTCTATCCCGGTACGACGGGTCAATGACCCTTCTGGTTAAACCTCATGCGTTGTTCATTGGTCTGAGCCTGTTGTGTTTGCTGGCGATCTGGCTGTCGCTGGCGCTGGGGCCGGTGAGTTTGCCGTTGTTCGACACGTTGCGGGCGGCGCTGCGGCTGATCGGTTTGCCCATTGCGCCCGACGGGTTGGAGCAGGCTGAGCTGATCCTTGGGCAGATTCGCCTGCCGCGTACCTTGCTGGGATTGGCGGTGGGCGGTGTGCTGGCACTGTCCGGCGTAGCGATGCAGGGTTTATTTCGCAACCCGCTGGCCGACCCGGGATTGGTGGGAGTGTCCAGCGGTGCGGCGTTGGGCGCGGCCATCGCGATTGTCGGCGGCTCGGTGTTCGGCGGTCTGCCTGTATCCTTCGGACCTTATCTGCTGTCGGTGTGCGCGTTTCTCGGCGGGTTGGGGGTGACGGCGCTGGTCTATCGGCTGGGGCGGCACAATGGTCAGACCAACGTTGCGACCATGTTGCTGGCCGGTATTGCGTTAACTGCCTTGGCTGGCTCGGCGGTCGGGTTGTTCACCTATCTGGCAGATGACGCGACTCTGCGCACCCTGACATTCTGGAACCTGGGCAGCCTTAACGGTGCCAGTTATTCGCGACTCTGGCCGTTGCTATTGGTGAGCACCGGTGTGGCGCTGTGGTTGCCGCGCCGGGCCAAGGCCTTGAATGCATTGTTGCTGGGAGAGTCGGAGGCCGGTCACCTGGGTATCGACGTCGAAGGCCTCAAGCGCGAACTGGTGTTCTGTACGGCGCTGGGCGTTGGTGCGGCGGTAGCGGCAGCCGGGATGATCGGGTTTGTCGGGCTGGTGGTACCGCATCTGGTACGGCTGCTGGCCGGCCCCGATCATCGGGTGCTGTTGCCTGCATCGGTATTGGCGGGGGCCAGTCTCTTATTGTTTGCCGACCTGGTGGCGCGGCTGGCCCTGGCGCCGGCCGAGCTGCCGATCGGGATCGTTACGGCCTTCATCGGTGCGCCGTTCTTTCTGTATTTACTGCTCAGAGGGCGTGCCTGATGTTGCGAGCGCAGAATCTGCAAATCCGGCGCGGTCGAAAGATTGTCCTCACGGATATCACCCTTGTGCTTGAACCGGGTGAAGTCCTTGGCGTGCTGGGCCCCAACGGTGCCGGTAAAAGCACGTTGCTCGGCGCCCTAAGCGGCGAATTGCATGCGGACCAAGGCAGTGTCTGGCTCGATGAGCGTGAGTTGCGTCATTGGCCTGGTGCGCAACGAGCCCAGCGTCTGGCGGTGTTACCGCAGGTGTCGACCCTGGACTTTGCCTTCCGTGTCGAAGAGGTCGTCGGTATGGGGCGTCTGCCTTATCAAAGCGGTCGGGTCCGGGATGACGAGATCGTCGCCGCCGCGCTGCATGCAGCCGATGCGGAGCACTTGAGCGGTCGCAGTTATCTGGCGTTGTCCGGCGGCGAGCGTCAGCGGGTGCATCTGGCACGAGTGCTGGCGCAACTCTGGCCGGGCGAGGCGGGGCAAACGCTGTTGCTCGATGAACCGACGTCGATGCTCGACCCGCTGCATCAACACACGACCCTGCAAGCGGTGCGCGAGTTCGCCGATCGCGGCGCGGCGGTGCTGGTGATTCTGCATGATCTGAACCTGGCGGCGCGTTATTGTGATCGCTTGTTACTGCTTGAAGGTGGGCGTCCCGTAGCGCTGGACACGCCGGAACAGGTATTGCGCCCAGAGCCGCTCAAGGCCGTGTTCGGGCTGGAAGTATTGGTGCAACCGCACCCGGAGCGTGGGCATCCGCTGATCATCGCCCGCTGAGGTGTTTTAGGGATGAAAACACGCGTGATGGTTTTTCTGGCTGCGCTGTTACTGAGTGCTTGCCAGCATGTATCGGTACCGCCGCCGGTCAGCGGCGAAATCCGGGATCTGCACAGCGGTCAGATCCTGACGGCGCAGGAACTGCTTGCACGGTTGGCTGAGCCTTCGCGGCTGATCGTCGGCGAGCGGCATGACAATCGTGATCACCATCAACTGCAATTGTGGTTATTGCAGGCACTGGGTGAGTGGCGACCGCAAGGCAGTCTGCTACTGGAAATGCTCACGCCGGATCAACAAGTGCGCGTCAATGACGTTCGGCATGCTTCACCGTTGCCGACTGACTTGTCCAGTGCATTGGCCTGGCAGCCGGGGTGGGACTGGAATCTGTACGGGCCGATCGTTCGTTTTGCCCTGACTCAGCCGTACCCATTGCTGGCGGCTAATCTGGACATGCTTGAAGTTCGTGCTTTCTATGCCAATCCGCCGACATTGAACGGTTCGCGCTCCAACGCCCCGACGGTCAAGGATGAGTTGTTGGCACAGATCAGCGATTCCCACTGCGGCTTGCTGCCTGAATCACAAATGCCCGCGATGCTGGCCGTTCAGCAGCAGCGTGATCGGCGGATAGCCGAGCGATTACTGGCGGCACCGGTGCCTTCACTGTTGTTTGCCGGCGCGTTCCACGCACGCAAGGATGTTGGGGTGCCGATCCATGTGCTGGATCTGGGTGAGCCCGAGGCGCCAACGGTATTGATGCTGGCGGAGCGGGGCGCGGAGGTCACGCCGGCCATGGCTGATTACGTCTGGTATACGCCCGCCACGCCTGCGCAGGATTACTGCGCGCAAATGCGTAAACAGTTTGGCAAGCCGTCGGGCCAATAAAATCAGGTGAGTTTTCCACAGGCAAAAAAAGACCCGGCAAGAGCCGGGTCAAATAACCGTGATTAGCCTGATGAGGAGATATCTGAGAGTCCGAACCAAGGGCTTTTCAAATATCGACCAGTCTCGCGACCAGTTGTGATAATCATAGCGATTCTCATTACCAAGTCAACCGCTGATTTCTGATTTCCATGAATTACGTCATTCCTTCGCTGGAAAGCCTCGTAATCATTAGGTTTCAGGCCGTGCGTTCGAGTGAAATTACCCGTTCAATTCTTGTGGCGAGACGAAATAGCATCCAGCTGTTTGTTCAAGGCTTCCTTGCGCTCGGCGGGAATGTCGTTCCAGTGAACATCCATCAACGCGCCTTCGATCGCATACAACAACACCTTGGACGCCCGAAAACCGCGCGTGCGCACGGCCCGATAAGCATCCACAGCTCCCAGCCGACGCAAGTCCGAGGCACTGTGGATGCCCACGGCATGTAGCCATTGCGCCGATGTCTTGCCAAGATTTTTCAGGTGTTGCAGTTCATCATTCATCAAGCCTCCTTGCGACAGCCGAACAGTGCGTGGGCGAGCCTCTCAGCAGTGTAGCCATCAGTAGGAAAAGCGTGATTGTTTGGTCGGTTTCGACGCAAAAGCTTCTAAGAGGCAAACTCAAGAAGCGGCGGGAAAAGGCGGTGGATGTCGTCCGAAGGCGTATGAAGAACTGAGTTTTCGAGCAAAAAAGTACAAAGTCCGGCGCAAGGCGAGGGCGCCGGACTGGGTGAAACGTCGCTTCTTTAGTGGGCGCGATAACGCAGGCGTGTACCGAAATTCATCGACATCAGAATCTCATCGGCACTCAGCTCTGGCGGGAAGTAGGCGCCGGAGATCTGTGCGTGGGCCAGGCTCGCGCCCTCCAGGGACGCGTTGCGAAAGTCGATGCCGCGCAAGTCGGCGGAGCGGAAATAGGCATCGGTGAAGTCGATGCCATCGGCGTTCAGCTCACGCAGATCGAGACCACGGAAGTCGCCACCGACCATGTCGATGGGGCCATCCTTGGGGCGCTCGTTGTTAAAGCCTGTGATGTCGTCTTTGTGCAGCAAGGCATAAAGCGGGGTGTCGAGGAGTTTCGGCTGGCTCATGTCACATCACCTGATGGTTTTATGACGCCAGTATAGTGCCACTATTTGGCGGCCGTGAAGCCGGCGAGGGCTTCACGGCTGAAATAGTTTCTTACAGCCCCGGCAGACGTTGGCGAATCTGCGCAACGACGGTGTCGAGCGTGCCACTTTCATTGGTCTGGACGCGTTTGCTGCAGAGGATTTCTGCCGGCGTCAGGGCCTCGCGGCTGGCTTGCTGGGCGGCGATAACGGCCAGGTTGGCGTCGGATGGATCGTTGTTGTCCGCCTGACGTTGTTTCAACCAACTCTCGATCACCGCTTGCGGTGCGTCGCAATCGAGGATCAGGAACGGTGCGCCGGTGGCCTCGGCGATTTTTGCCGCGCCATCACGTTGGTCGCGCTTGAGGTAGGTGGCATCGACCACCACCGGGAAACCGGCACGCAGAATGACATCGGCAACTTCATGCAGACGGTTGTAGGTGGCGGCGCTGGCGTCGGCATTATAGATGCCGGCCTGAGGGTCGTTCGGTACGGTTTGCTCGCCGAACATACGCTTGCGTTCGACATCCGAACGCAGGCGAATGGCGCCCAACGCTTCCACCAGGCGCATGGCCACGTGACTCTTGCCGACGGCGGAAACGCCGTGGGTAATCGCCAAGAAGCGCGAAGGAATGGTGCTGTAGCTCTCCGCCAGGTTGGCGTAGTTGCGGTACTGGCGCAGGGTGGTGGCGCGCTGCACCGGATCGGCCTCGGCCGGCATGCTGAACAGGCTGACCTTGGCGCGAACCAGTGCACGGTAGGCTTTGTAGAAGTTCAGCAGTTCCAGGCCCTGATAGTCGCCGGTCAGTTCCAGGTATTGGCTGATGAAACGGCGCGCCAGGCTTTTCAGGCCACGGTCTTCCAGGTCCATGGCCAGGAAGCCGGTGTCGGCGTAAACGTCGGTAAAGCGGAACGGTTCGTTGAACTCGATGCAGTCGAAGATCACCACTTTGCCGTCGATCACGGTGGCGTTGCCCAAGTGAATGTCGCCATGGCATTCACGAATGAAACCGTCGGCCTTGCGCTGGACGAACAGCGGCTTGAGGCGCTCGAAGCTGCTTTCGGCCCAGGCTTGCAGTGCATCGAGTTGCAGCAGATCAGCCTTTTCACTGAGGAACGGGCGGATTTGTTCGAAATTTTGCCGTACCGGCGCCATGACGCTGTCCGGCGTGCCGGCTTCGTGTTCGGCAGGCACTTTTGGTGCGCTGAGGTGGAATTGAGCGATCTGCGCGGCCATCTCGTCGATGTGCGCGGTGGTCAGTTCACCGTTGGCTTGCAAGGTGCTGAGCAACTGGCTTTGTGGGAATTGACGCATTTTCAGTACGTAATCGACGACCGGACCATCGCCGCCCAGTTGTGGTGCCTCGGCGCTGCCGGTGATCGGCAGCACTTCAAGATACAAATCATGGGTCAGGCGCTGGTTCAGGCGCAGCTCTTCACCGCAGAAGTGCTCGCGAGCTTCAAGGCTGGTGAAGTCGAGGAAGCCGAAATTCACCGGCTTCTTCACTTTATAAGCGTAGGGGCCGGTGAGCAGCACCCAGGAAATATGGGTCTCGATGACCTGGAACCCTTCTACGGGATGCGGGTAGAGGGCCGGGTTTTGCAGGGCAGCGATCAGGGATTGGCTCACAGGCGATCCTTCAGAGTCTGGGGAAAATTCAAGGCCGTCATTATGGCTGCAAGTCCGCCCGACGCAAACCTCGGCGGGCTCCTGTTGAGGATGAATAAAGTGCGTATAATCCGCCGCCATGACTCGAACTCGATCCCCCCGTACCCCCAAAAAACCACCTTCCAGGGGCATGAGCCCCTGGCTGGGCTGGGCCCTTAAACTCAGCCTGGTCGGCCTTGTGGTGCTCGCCGGGTTCGCGGTTTACCTCGACGCAGTGGTCCAGGAGAAGTTCTCCGGAAAGCGCTGGACCATCCCGGCCAAGGTGTATGCACGCCCGCTCGAGCTGTTCACTGGCCAGAAGCTGAGCAAGGATGACTTCCTCACCGAGCTCGATGCCTTGGGCTACCGACGCGAAGCCGTCAGCAACGGCCCCGGCGCGGCGGCGGTCAATGGCAATACCGTCGACTTGAATACCCGAGGCTTCCAGTTCTATGAAGGTATGGAGACGGCCCAGCCCGTGCGCGTGCGGTTCTCCGGCGATTACGTGGCCGAGCTCTCGGCGACCAACGGTTCGAAGCTTTCTGTGGTGCGACTGGAGCCACTGCTGATTGGCGGGATTTACCCGAAAAACCTTGAAGACCGCATTCTGATCAAGATCGATCAGGTTCCGCCGTATCTGCTCGAAACTCTGGTTGCCGTAGAAGACCGGGATTTTTACAGCCACTGGGGCGTGTCGCCGAAGTCGATAGCCCGAGCTATCTACGTCAACACCTCGGGCGGCAAGATGACCCAGGGCGGCAGTACGCTGACGCAACAGTTGGTCAAAAACTTCTACCTCTCCAGCGAACGCAGCCTGACCCGTAAGCTCACCGAAGCCATGATGGCGCTGTTGCTTGAGTTGCATTACGACAAACGCGAAATTCTTGAGGCTTACCTCAATGAAGTGTTCGTCGGCCAGGATGGTCAGCGCGCGGTGCACGGTTTCGGCCTGGCCAGCCAGTTCTTCTTCGGGCAGCCATTGTCCGAGCTGAAACTGCATCAAGTCGCTTTGTTGGTGGGCATGGTCAAGGGGCCGTCCTATTACAACCCGCGTCGCAACCCTGAGCGGGCGCTGGAACGGCGCAATCTGGTGCTCGATGTTCTGGGGGAACAAGGCGTTGCCACCGCCGAGCAGGTTGAGGCAGCGAAGAAAATGCCTCTGGGTGTGACCACTCGCGGCAAGTTGGCTGACAGCTCGTTCCCAGGCTTCCTCGATCTGGTTAAACGGCAGTTGCGCGAAGACTACCGCGACGAAGACTTGACCGAAGAGGGGCTGCGGATTTTCACCAGTTTCGACCCGATCCTGCAGATGAAAGCCGAAGCGTCGGTCAACGACACGTTCAAACGTCTTTCGGGTCGCAAGGGTGCCGATGACGTGGAAGCGGCGATGGTCGTGACCAACCCGGAAACCGGTGAAGTCCAGGCCATGATCGGCAGCCGTCAGGCGAGTTTTGCCGGTTTCAACCGGGCGTTGGACGCGGTGCGACCGATCGGCTCTTTGATCAAACCGGCGGTTTATCTGACAGCCCTTGAGAAGCCGAGCCAGTACACGCTGACCAGTTGGCTGTCGGACGACTACTTCTCGGTCAAAGGCGCGGACGGTCAGGTCTGGAAACCGCAGAACTATGATCGCCGTTCCCACGGTACGGTGTTCCTTTATCAAGGGTTGGCGCATTCCTACAACCTGTCGACCGCGCGTCTCGGGTTGGCGGTGGGCGTGCCGAATGTCTTGAAGACCTTGGCACGCCTGGGGGTGAGTCGCGAATTCCCGGCGTTCCCGTCGATGTTGCTCGGTGCCGGCGGTATGACCCCGATCGAAGTGGCGACCATGTACCAGACGCTGGCCAATGGCGGGTTCAATACGCCGATGCGCGGAATTCGCAGCGTACTGACTGCCGAGGGCGAGCCGCTCAAGCGTTATCCGTTCCAGATTCAGCAGCAATTTGATCCGGCGTCCATTTACCTGATCCAGAACGCCATGCAGCGCGTCATGCGCGAAGGCACCGGCAGTTCGGTTTATAACGTGTTGCCGAAAACCCTGACCCTGGCTGGCAAGACCGGTACCAGTAACGATTCGCGGGACAGCTGGTTTGCCGGTTTCAGTCAGGATCTGCTGGCAGTGGTCTGGCTGGGGCGCGATGATAACGGCAAGACACCGTTCACCGGTGCCACCGGTGCGTTGCAAGTCTGGACCAGTTTCATGCGTAAGGCTGATCCACTGCCGCTGGACATGCCGCAGCCGGACAACATTGTTCAGGCCTGGGTCGATTCGCGCACCGGCCAAGGTTCCGAAGCCAGCTGCCCAGGCGCGGTGCAGATGCCGTATATTCGCGGCAGCGAACCGCCTCCCGGTGCTGCTTGCGGTGGCGAAAGCCCTGCTGAATCGGTGATGGATTGGGTCAAGGGCTGGATGAATTAAGCAAAGAGGATTTGAAGTGAACAAGTGGTTGATTCCAGCGGTGACTGCCGTGGCTTTGCTCAGCGGCTGCTCCACCGTACAGCGTGGTTCGATCCCGGTTGTGGATGCCGGCACTGCCGTCTCCAACAGCGAGCGGATTTCGGCGAATGGCGGTTTCCGGCAGACGACGGTAAAACGTCCTGCACAGGCCCAGACTCAGGCAATCCCGCAAGGTGACACCGGCGTTGTCGTGATGGTGCCGGGTGGTGGCGCCGTCTCCTCGGCACCGATCAGCACTTCGCCGATAACCCCAGGTCCGATCACTCCGGGGCCGATTGATACCTCGCCGGTGCAGTCGGCACCGATCAATCAGGGCAGTTACACCATGCCGTCTACGCCGAGCGGGGTTCCTTCGGCGAGCTCCGGCGGCCTGTCCGCCGATGAGCAACTGGACGGTCCGGTCCTGGCGTTGTTGACCACTGCTCAGCAGCAACAGGCCAGTGGTGATCTCAACGGTGCTTCCTCCAGTCTCGAACGCGCCCAACGAGTCGCGCCGCGTGAGCCGCAAGTGCTTTATCGTCTGGCTCAGGTGCGTATGGCTCAAGGCGATGCGGCACAGGCCGAGCAGTTTGCCCGTCGTGGTCTGACGTTCGCCAATGGTCGTCCGGATCTTCAGGCCAGCCTATGGGAATTGATCGCCCAGGCCCGTGAGAAGCAGGGTGATTCAGCCGGTGCAGCGTTGGCTCGTCAGAAGGCCAAGGTTTCGCTGTGATGGATGCACGCTTCCCGAAGATTGCCGAGCAGTTGCTGTTGATCGAGCGCGAACTGCGCGTTCAGGGATGGTGGGACGAAGTGCCGCCGTCCGTTGATGCGCTTTCCAGCGTCGAGCCGTTCTCGGTGGATACGCTGGATTTCGAGCAGTGGCTGCAATGGATCTTCCTGCCAAGGATGAAGTCGATCCTGGAGCAGAACCTGCCCTTGCCCAATGCGTCGGGGATCCAGGAGATGGCCGAAATGGTCTTCGCCGCGCGCAAGGTTCAGGGCAAGGATCGGCAGCTTCAGGTCTTG belongs to Pseudomonas sp. B21-015 and includes:
- the gluQRS gene encoding tRNA glutamyl-Q(34) synthetase GluQRS, producing MTATTSPLYIGRFAPTPSGHLHFGSLVAALASYLDARAVGGRWLVRMEDLDPPREEPGAQAAILKALECYGFEWDGDMVRQSDRHAAYDEVINRLFNQGLAYACTCSRKQLEPYHGIYPGFCRNAGHGTENAAIRLRVPELEYHFIDRVQGEFRQHLGREVGDFVIRRRDGFYAYQLAVVLDDAWQGITDIVRGADLLDSTPRQLYLQELLGLPQPRYLHIPLITQPDGHKLGKSYRSPPLAEDQATPLLLRALRALGHKPVIELNDATPREVLNWGIAHWDASLIPRTLTLPEAQLQ
- the dksA gene encoding RNA polymerase-binding protein DksA, whose product is MPTQAKQQQNQSISGFEPYKEVKGEEYMGKPMRAHFTKILNKWKQDLMQEVDRTVDHMKDEAANFPDPADRASQEEEFSLELRARDRERKLIKKIDKTLQLIEDEEYGWCESCGVEIGVKRLEARPTADMCVDCKTLAEIKEKQVGK
- a CDS encoding pyridoxal phosphate-dependent aminotransferase; the protein is MAPSYSARSRAIEPFHVMALLARANELQAAGHDVIHLEIGEPDFTTAEPIIQAGQAALAAGKTRYTAARGTPELREAISGFYQQRYGLNIDPRRILITPGGSGALLLATALLVDPGKHWLLADPGYPCNRHFLRLVEGAAQLVPVGPDVRYQLTPDLVARHWDHDSVGALVASPANPTGTILTRDELAGLSAAIKARHGHLVVDEIYHGLTYGTDATSVLEVDDSAFVLNSFSKYFGMTGWRLGWLVAPEAAVGELEKLAQNLYISAPSMAQHAALACFEPATIRIFEERRAEFGRRRDFLLPALRELGFGIAVEPEGAFYLYADISKFGGDAFAFCQHFLETEHVAITPGLDFGRHQAGHHVRFAYTQSLPRLQEAVERIARGLKSWQG
- the sfsA gene encoding DNA/RNA nuclease SfsA, coding for MRFHPPLEEGRLIRRYKRFLADIETVSGELLTIHCPNTGSMLNCQVEGGQVWFSRSSDPKRKLPGTWEIGETPQGRLFCVNTGRANGLIEEALRANIITELNGFTELKREVAYGQESSRIDFRLDYPSGPAYVEVKSVTLGFDGSAVAAFPDAVTQRGAKHLRELAHLARDGIRAVQLYCVNLTGVDSVRPAEEIDSAYAAALREAVACGVEVLAYGVRLTHEEMVVDRRLDVLLNG
- a CDS encoding Rieske (2Fe-2S) protein translates to MKLLCTGAELADASSRGFDVDGQKLLAVRRGGRVYVYENRCPHRGVGLEWKPDQFLDPSNSLIQCATHGALFLIEDGECVAGPCAGQSLTTIPCCEDEQGIWVTL
- a CDS encoding iron ABC transporter permease, which gives rise to MLAIWLSLALGPVSLPLFDTLRAALRLIGLPIAPDGLEQAELILGQIRLPRTLLGLAVGGVLALSGVAMQGLFRNPLADPGLVGVSSGAALGAAIAIVGGSVFGGLPVSFGPYLLSVCAFLGGLGVTALVYRLGRHNGQTNVATMLLAGIALTALAGSAVGLFTYLADDATLRTLTFWNLGSLNGASYSRLWPLLLVSTGVALWLPRRAKALNALLLGESEAGHLGIDVEGLKRELVFCTALGVGAAVAAAGMIGFVGLVVPHLVRLLAGPDHRVLLPASVLAGASLLLFADLVARLALAPAELPIGIVTAFIGAPFFLYLLLRGRA
- a CDS encoding heme ABC transporter ATP-binding protein translates to MLRAQNLQIRRGRKIVLTDITLVLEPGEVLGVLGPNGAGKSTLLGALSGELHADQGSVWLDERELRHWPGAQRAQRLAVLPQVSTLDFAFRVEEVVGMGRLPYQSGRVRDDEIVAAALHAADAEHLSGRSYLALSGGERQRVHLARVLAQLWPGEAGQTLLLDEPTSMLDPLHQHTTLQAVREFADRGAAVLVILHDLNLAARYCDRLLLLEGGRPVALDTPEQVLRPEPLKAVFGLEVLVQPHPERGHPLIIAR
- a CDS encoding ChaN family lipoprotein, yielding MKTRVMVFLAALLLSACQHVSVPPPVSGEIRDLHSGQILTAQELLARLAEPSRLIVGERHDNRDHHQLQLWLLQALGEWRPQGSLLLEMLTPDQQVRVNDVRHASPLPTDLSSALAWQPGWDWNLYGPIVRFALTQPYPLLAANLDMLEVRAFYANPPTLNGSRSNAPTVKDELLAQISDSHCGLLPESQMPAMLAVQQQRDRRIAERLLAAPVPSLLFAGAFHARKDVGVPIHVLDLGEPEAPTVLMLAERGAEVTPAMADYVWYTPATPAQDYCAQMRKQFGKPSGQ
- a CDS encoding TfoX/Sxy family protein, translating into MNDELQHLKNLGKTSAQWLHAVGIHSASDLRRLGAVDAYRAVRTRGFRASKVLLYAIEGALMDVHWNDIPAERKEALNKQLDAISSRHKN
- a CDS encoding pentapeptide repeat-containing protein; protein product: MSQPKLLDTPLYALLHKDDITGFNNERPKDGPIDMVGGDFRGLDLRELNADGIDFTDAYFRSADLRGIDFRNASLEGASLAHAQISGAYFPPELSADEILMSMNFGTRLRYRAH